One stretch of Gouania willdenowi chromosome 16, fGouWil2.1, whole genome shotgun sequence DNA includes these proteins:
- the LOC114478030 gene encoding uncharacterized protein LOC114478030 isoform X2, translated as MEDGAVNNTVPQPPNYKKKKQPKNSYIVFSKGNSIKTIPCLSEQLKGIPGTIIGLNYVWEYRSPSKSAPPHYQCKLCSIFCLQNEIIGHVKGWKHSLKYMEKRYPDKVCWEKEEATRDPEVRKAIKDAAAEVEQMEGKGRIKVLLKEPSKLPAFKGHGSTKLKKPPGINRMRPPFNPKFPGPFPRQGDPFSDRLDEYSQPGFGKFPSRSDFPDPRTNQRSFLGHMEGHSAMGGTDGYLSGQHEENHGNLYPDKYLGGQMDGPMNRPIDGPELGTCPQNLSSTLLSYLDSFQIENEDDAQLVLKVTQKLTDVLMEYRLRSVNKDSSLNNMSMSNSNFSQSPSRFPGGSNRYSGPSRFSDGPSSFYQ; from the exons ATGGAGGATGGTGCTGTGAACAACACTGTACCACAGCCACCAAACTATAAAAAG AAAAAGCAGCCGAAGAATTCTTACATAG TGTTTTCAAAGgggaattctataaaaacaatTCCTTGCCTCAGCGAACAGTTGAAGGGGATTCCAGGAACCATCATTG gCCTCAACTATGTGTGGGAGTACCGAAGCCCGAGTAAATCTGCTCCTCCACACTACCAGTGTAAGCTCTGCTCCATCTTTTGTCTGCAGAATGAAATCATTGGTCATGTTAAAGGTTGGAAACATAGCTTGAAATACATG gaaaaacgCTACCCTGACAAGGTTTGCTGGGAAAAGGAAGAAGCCACCAGGGACCCAGAAGTCAGGAAGGCAATTAAAGACGCTGCAGCTGAAGTGGAGCAAATGGAAGGAAAAGGTCGAATAAAG gtgCTTCTGAAGGAGCCTTCCAAACTGCCTGCATTCAAAGGACACG GGTCAACAAAGCTAAAGAAACCACCAGGAATTAATCGTATGCGACCACCATTTA ATCCCAAATTTCCTGGGCCATTCCCCCGTCAAGGTGATCCTTTCTCTGACCGTCTGGATGAATACAGTCAGCCAGGCTTTGGAAAATTCCCTTCTAGGTCAGACTTTCCTGACCCTAGAACAAATCAAAGATCGTTCCTGGGCCATATGGAGGGCCACTCCGCTATGGGTGGCACAGATGGTTATTTGAGTGGACAACATGAGGAAAACCATGGAAACTTGTACCCTGACAAATACCTGGGTGGTCAGATGGATGGGCCAATGAACAGGCCAATAGACGGACCAGAATTGGGAACATGTCCTCAAAACCTCTCCAGCACATTGCTGTCGTACTTG GATTCCTTCCAAATTGAGAATGAGGATGATGCACAGCTGGTCCTGAAAGTGACTCAAAAACTAACAGACGTGCTGATGGAGTACAGACTGAGGAGTGTAAACAAG GATTCGAGTCTGAACAACATGTCAATGAGCAACTCCAACTTTTCCCAATCACCGTCCAGATTCCCAGGAGGTAGTAATCGATACTCGG GTCCCTCAAGATTTTCTGATGGTCCCTCAAGTTTTTACCAATGA
- the LOC114478030 gene encoding uncharacterized protein LOC114478030 isoform X1 — protein MEDGAVNNTVPQPPNYKKSIWEGKAPHTRGAGGSEARLCVCGKKISGRDTHRVCSACLGLEHAQKALDVPGSCHHCTAFTLKSLRRRLARQVIILSEQGSFLPPLGTKTIAAERLETETYAEPTKKQPKNSYIVFSKGNSIKTIPCLSEQLKGIPGTIIGLNYVWEYRSPSKSAPPHYQCKLCSIFCLQNEIIGHVKGWKHSLKYMEKRYPDKVCWEKEEATRDPEVRKAIKDAAAEVEQMEGKGRIKVLLKEPSKLPAFKGHGSTKLKKPPGINRMRPPFNPKFPGPFPRQGDPFSDRLDEYSQPGFGKFPSRSDFPDPRTNQRSFLGHMEGHSAMGGTDGYLSGQHEENHGNLYPDKYLGGQMDGPMNRPIDGPELGTCPQNLSSTLLSYLDSFQIENEDDAQLVLKVTQKLTDVLMEYRLRSVNKDSSLNNMSMSNSNFSQSPSRFPGGSNRYSGPSRFSDGPSSFYQ, from the exons ATGGAGGATGGTGCTGTGAACAACACTGTACCACAGCCACCAAACTATAAAAAG TCAATCTGGGAGGGAAAAGCCCCACACACCAGGGGGGCTGGAGGCTCGGAGGCtcgcctctgtgtgtgtggcaaGAAAATCTCGGGCCGAGACACGCACCGAGTCTGCTCAGCGTGCCTCGGGCTGGAACATGCCCAGAAGGCCCTGGACGTCCCTGGTTCCTGCCACCACTGCACCGCCTTCACATTAAAGAGCCTCCGAAGGCGGCTGGCGCGCCAAGTCATCATCCTGTCAGAGCAGGGATCCTTCCTTCCCCCTCTCGGCACCAAGACCATTGCTGCGGAGAGGTTGGAAACGGAGACCTATGCAGAGCCTACG AAAAAGCAGCCGAAGAATTCTTACATAG TGTTTTCAAAGgggaattctataaaaacaatTCCTTGCCTCAGCGAACAGTTGAAGGGGATTCCAGGAACCATCATTG gCCTCAACTATGTGTGGGAGTACCGAAGCCCGAGTAAATCTGCTCCTCCACACTACCAGTGTAAGCTCTGCTCCATCTTTTGTCTGCAGAATGAAATCATTGGTCATGTTAAAGGTTGGAAACATAGCTTGAAATACATG gaaaaacgCTACCCTGACAAGGTTTGCTGGGAAAAGGAAGAAGCCACCAGGGACCCAGAAGTCAGGAAGGCAATTAAAGACGCTGCAGCTGAAGTGGAGCAAATGGAAGGAAAAGGTCGAATAAAG gtgCTTCTGAAGGAGCCTTCCAAACTGCCTGCATTCAAAGGACACG GGTCAACAAAGCTAAAGAAACCACCAGGAATTAATCGTATGCGACCACCATTTA ATCCCAAATTTCCTGGGCCATTCCCCCGTCAAGGTGATCCTTTCTCTGACCGTCTGGATGAATACAGTCAGCCAGGCTTTGGAAAATTCCCTTCTAGGTCAGACTTTCCTGACCCTAGAACAAATCAAAGATCGTTCCTGGGCCATATGGAGGGCCACTCCGCTATGGGTGGCACAGATGGTTATTTGAGTGGACAACATGAGGAAAACCATGGAAACTTGTACCCTGACAAATACCTGGGTGGTCAGATGGATGGGCCAATGAACAGGCCAATAGACGGACCAGAATTGGGAACATGTCCTCAAAACCTCTCCAGCACATTGCTGTCGTACTTG GATTCCTTCCAAATTGAGAATGAGGATGATGCACAGCTGGTCCTGAAAGTGACTCAAAAACTAACAGACGTGCTGATGGAGTACAGACTGAGGAGTGTAAACAAG GATTCGAGTCTGAACAACATGTCAATGAGCAACTCCAACTTTTCCCAATCACCGTCCAGATTCCCAGGAGGTAGTAATCGATACTCGG GTCCCTCAAGATTTTCTGATGGTCCCTCAAGTTTTTACCAATGA